A window from uncultured Desulfobacter sp. encodes these proteins:
- a CDS encoding ABC transporter ATP-binding protein, with amino-acid sequence MAQLELKEISVRFGGLLALSKLSFTIGNGRVVGLIGPNGAGKTTVFNVLTGVYQASEGDVIFNGKSIKGKRPYVIFEKGIARTFQNIRLFSAMTAVENAMVARHCRTGKGIIGALLHTPSQKREEAWIREKAMEALKFMGVDKYADTVASNLPYGLQRRLEIARAIASEPQVLLLDEPAAGMNPSESAELMHDIARMKDLGIDVLLVEHDMKVVMGVCDHIVCVDHGVKIAEGSPSEIQNDPNVIEAYLGQPANQ; translated from the coding sequence ATGGCTCAATTAGAACTTAAAGAAATCAGTGTACGGTTTGGCGGGCTCCTTGCTCTGTCCAAATTGAGTTTTACCATCGGCAACGGCCGGGTTGTCGGGCTCATTGGACCCAACGGCGCAGGAAAAACAACGGTTTTCAATGTGCTGACCGGTGTGTATCAGGCCTCCGAGGGCGACGTGATATTTAACGGCAAAAGCATCAAGGGCAAACGCCCCTATGTTATCTTTGAAAAAGGGATTGCCAGAACATTTCAAAATATCCGTCTGTTTTCAGCCATGACGGCCGTTGAAAACGCCATGGTAGCCCGCCACTGCAGAACCGGAAAAGGGATTATCGGCGCCCTCCTGCATACCCCCTCCCAGAAACGGGAAGAGGCCTGGATCAGGGAAAAAGCAATGGAGGCGCTCAAATTCATGGGTGTGGATAAATATGCAGACACAGTGGCGTCCAATCTGCCCTATGGCCTCCAGCGGCGTCTGGAAATTGCCAGGGCCATTGCATCCGAACCCCAGGTGCTGCTTTTGGACGAACCCGCCGCCGGCATGAACCCCAGCGAGTCCGCAGAATTGATGCATGATATTGCCCGCATGAAAGACCTTGGCATTGATGTGCTTTTGGTGGAACACGACATGAAAGTGGTCATGGGCGTGTGTGACCATATTGTTTGTGTTGACCATGGCGTGAAAATCGCCGAAGGCTCCCCTTCTGAGATCCAGAATGACCCCAATGTAATAGAGGCATATCTTGGTCAGCCTGCCAACCAATAA
- a CDS encoding branched-chain amino acid ABC transporter permease — MEYFIQQLINGLTLGGMYALIALGYTMVYGVIQLINFAHGEFFAAGGYIGAIVLAYLAGSGYMDAHPVLCLAIAFAVAMVYTAYLAIGVEKIAYKPLRKASRLSVLLSALGMSIFLSNGMMLTRGVYDAVYPSELFQGGMSFGSVTVSYLQITIVCLTAVLLIGLNLLVFKTKIGMAMRATAQDKTMSALVAIGSNKIISLTFAIGAGLAAAAGIMYGLYYGSVKYDMGFVPGIKAFSAAVLGGIGNITGAMIGGLIIGLVEIFGAGYLSGEYKDVYAFIILIGVLYFKPTGIMGENIDDTRV; from the coding sequence ATGGAATATTTTATTCAGCAGTTGATTAACGGTTTGACCCTGGGCGGGATGTACGCCTTGATAGCATTGGGTTACACCATGGTTTACGGTGTCATCCAGCTTATCAACTTTGCCCATGGTGAATTTTTCGCCGCCGGCGGCTACATCGGGGCCATTGTCCTGGCGTATCTGGCGGGCTCAGGATACATGGATGCCCATCCGGTCCTGTGCCTGGCCATTGCCTTTGCCGTGGCCATGGTTTACACCGCCTACCTGGCCATCGGCGTGGAAAAGATCGCCTACAAACCGTTGAGAAAGGCGTCCCGTCTCTCTGTTCTGCTTTCGGCCCTGGGCATGTCCATTTTTCTGTCCAACGGCATGATGCTCACCCGGGGGGTGTATGATGCGGTCTATCCGTCCGAACTCTTCCAGGGTGGAATGAGTTTTGGCTCGGTGACGGTTTCATACCTCCAGATTACCATCGTCTGCCTGACAGCGGTCCTGCTCATCGGGCTGAACCTGCTTGTTTTCAAGACCAAAATCGGCATGGCCATGCGGGCAACGGCCCAGGACAAGACCATGTCCGCCCTGGTGGCCATCGGGTCCAACAAAATCATCTCTTTGACCTTTGCCATCGGTGCCGGACTGGCCGCCGCCGCCGGTATCATGTACGGGCTCTATTACGGGTCCGTCAAATATGACATGGGGTTTGTGCCCGGCATCAAGGCCTTTTCCGCAGCGGTTCTCGGCGGTATCGGCAATATCACCGGCGCCATGATCGGCGGTCTTATCATCGGCCTGGTGGAAATTTTCGGTGCAGGCTACCTCTCCGGTGAGTACAAGGACGTGTATGCCTTTATCATCCTGATCGGGGTACTTTATTTTAAACCTACTGGAATTATGGGCGAGAATATCGATGATACAAGAGTTTAA
- a CDS encoding DUF72 domain-containing protein: MLCAGTSGYSYAEWVDAGVYPAGTHAAGMLPAYARLFKATELNYTWYQMPKARSLERMVAQVPDGFKFSVKLTRTMTHEVDKTGWLRDVLMFRQGIAPLEAAGSLLCILVQLPPYFMRTPERRIYLAALLDELSGLPVAVEFRHPSWIHDKVFYEFERRGVTLVTVDGPDLPSLFPRLDIVTNPRLFYLRLHGRNSQGWRSGNMQKQFDYNYSETELKSLADIISKTLAPAADTGAVFFNNHVRGQAPNNCRRLINILGHQS, translated from the coding sequence ATGCTGTGTGCCGGTACCAGCGGCTACTCCTATGCGGAGTGGGTGGATGCAGGCGTCTATCCGGCCGGCACCCATGCGGCCGGTATGCTGCCGGCCTATGCCCGGCTGTTTAAGGCCACGGAACTTAACTATACCTGGTATCAGATGCCCAAGGCCCGGTCCCTGGAACGGATGGTTGCCCAGGTGCCCGACGGGTTCAAATTCAGCGTCAAACTCACCCGGACCATGACCCATGAAGTGGATAAAACCGGATGGCTCCGGGATGTGCTGATGTTTCGCCAGGGCATCGCCCCTTTGGAAGCTGCGGGCTCTCTTTTGTGCATACTGGTACAGCTACCGCCTTATTTTATGCGCACCCCGGAACGGCGTATTTACCTGGCCGCCTTGCTGGATGAGCTTTCGGGGTTGCCTGTGGCCGTTGAATTCCGGCATCCTTCCTGGATCCATGACAAGGTGTTTTATGAGTTTGAACGGCGGGGAGTCACCCTGGTGACCGTGGACGGGCCGGATCTGCCCAGTCTGTTCCCCCGGCTGGATATTGTGACCAATCCCCGGCTTTTTTACCTGCGGCTGCACGGCAGGAACAGCCAGGGATGGCGATCCGGCAATATGCAGAAACAATTTGACTACAATTACAGCGAGACCGAACTTAAAAGTCTTGCCGACATCATTTCTAAAACCCTTGCCCCTGCCGCAGATACGGGCGCTGTGTTTTTCAATAATCATGTCAGAGGTCAGGCACCCAATAACTGCCGGCGGCTAATCAATATTCTCGGTCATCAGTCATGA
- the lexA gene encoding transcriptional repressor LexA: MGYLRSSLGQSGETPSLREMAKRLAISHAAVAQTLKLLETKGYIRRMGRYSRDIVVLDKSGAAQADHRKKIIPIVGQITAGLPIYATQEWDGSLVVDDTLYPGDNLFALKVQGQSMTGAGILHRDIAISRPRQYAVDREIVVALINGEEATVKRFFLHADHIELRPENPAFKPQTYGFDDIMIQGKVIGIVRPAQAMEGE, encoded by the coding sequence ATGGGCTATTTGAGATCTTCATTGGGGCAATCCGGAGAAACGCCAAGCCTCAGAGAGATGGCAAAACGCCTTGCCATCAGCCATGCGGCTGTGGCGCAGACCCTGAAACTTCTTGAAACAAAAGGGTATATCCGCAGAATGGGCCGGTACAGCAGGGACATTGTTGTCCTGGATAAAAGCGGTGCCGCCCAGGCGGATCATCGTAAAAAAATTATCCCCATTGTAGGACAGATCACCGCCGGGCTTCCCATCTATGCCACCCAGGAGTGGGACGGCAGCCTGGTGGTGGACGACACCCTGTATCCCGGCGACAATCTGTTTGCCCTGAAGGTTCAGGGGCAATCCATGACGGGCGCGGGTATCCTTCATCGGGACATTGCCATCAGCAGGCCCCGTCAGTATGCCGTGGACCGGGAGATTGTGGTGGCCCTGATCAACGGAGAGGAAGCCACGGTCAAACGGTTTTTTCTGCATGCCGACCACATTGAACTGCGCCCGGAAAATCCGGCGTTTAAACCCCAGACCTATGGGTTTGATGATATCATGATCCAGGGCAAGGTGATCGGTATTGTCCGTCCCGCCCAGGCCATGGAGGGGGAATAA
- a CDS encoding TRAP transporter substrate-binding protein, protein MKKTGIATLAIVILLAWASLGTAGPKTIKLALVTKPESAQYIAAQKFKSLIEEKAGDAWEVKVYHSASVGNETEILQQIQMGTIQMGVITGGPFDTFDPIVRVINYPFIFKDHAQADKILDGPLGQQILKSLETSGFKGICFSENGFRNLTNNKRAVNTPEDIKGLKIRVMSSALHKAVWQALGANPTPMPWPIYTELEQGVIDGQENPLWVMEVYKFYEIQKYMTLTRHVYSPHIDVANLAWFNSLSAKDQDLITSCMIEAAKFQRADNRNKNAARLALLREKGMQINEHPDIDAFRQKVAGLKDMDMYADSRVQALLNQMLNAVE, encoded by the coding sequence ATGAAAAAAACAGGAATAGCAACTCTGGCAATCGTGATCCTGCTGGCCTGGGCGTCTTTGGGAACGGCAGGCCCTAAAACCATCAAACTGGCACTGGTCACCAAACCCGAATCGGCCCAGTATATTGCCGCCCAGAAGTTTAAATCACTGATTGAAGAGAAGGCCGGCGATGCCTGGGAAGTCAAAGTGTACCACTCCGCATCCGTGGGCAATGAAACCGAAATCCTCCAGCAGATCCAGATGGGCACGATCCAGATGGGCGTTATCACGGGCGGACCCTTTGACACCTTTGATCCCATTGTCAGGGTGATCAACTATCCTTTTATATTTAAGGATCATGCCCAGGCCGATAAAATCCTGGACGGCCCCTTGGGGCAGCAGATATTAAAAAGCCTTGAAACCTCCGGATTTAAAGGGATCTGCTTTTCCGAAAACGGATTCAGAAATCTAACCAACAACAAAAGAGCCGTCAACACCCCCGAAGATATCAAGGGCCTGAAAATCAGGGTCATGTCCTCTGCACTGCACAAGGCCGTCTGGCAGGCCCTCGGCGCCAACCCGACACCCATGCCCTGGCCCATATATACGGAACTGGAACAAGGCGTCATTGACGGACAGGAAAACCCCTTGTGGGTCATGGAAGTCTATAAATTTTATGAAATCCAGAAATATATGACCCTGACCCGCCATGTCTACTCCCCCCATATTGATGTGGCCAACCTTGCCTGGTTTAACAGCCTCTCCGCCAAGGACCAAGATCTGATAACCTCGTGCATGATTGAAGCGGCAAAATTCCAGCGCGCGGATAACCGCAACAAGAACGCGGCCCGCTTGGCCCTGCTCCGGGAAAAGGGTATGCAGATCAATGAACATCCGGATATTGATGCGTTCCGGCAGAAGGTTGCGGGGCTGAAAGATATGGATATGTATGCCGACAGCCGGGTGCAGGCGTTATTGAATCAAATGCTCAATGCCGTTGAATAG
- a CDS encoding TRAP transporter small permease — MNFLIHLSRRLNDFIQYLVSILGIIMTMIVASQVFSRYVLNHSLFWSEELARFILVWLTFFGATVAYYHGLHPGVDTVFKRLPENLQQTAKLISCLAGIALFVVMVVWGAKFAWFVKLQITPALNLPKWIVIAVVPVCGIIFLIHALAGFCNACADRSDSHDH; from the coding sequence ATGAATTTTTTGATACATTTAAGCCGACGACTGAATGATTTCATTCAATATCTGGTCAGCATCCTGGGTATTATCATGACCATGATTGTTGCATCCCAGGTGTTTTCCAGGTATGTGCTGAATCATTCGCTGTTCTGGTCCGAGGAGCTGGCCCGTTTCATTCTGGTCTGGCTGACGTTTTTCGGCGCTACGGTGGCCTATTATCATGGACTTCATCCGGGTGTTGACACGGTTTTCAAACGCCTGCCGGAAAATCTTCAACAGACGGCAAAACTGATCTCCTGCCTGGCGGGTATAGCACTGTTTGTGGTGATGGTCGTCTGGGGCGCAAAATTTGCCTGGTTTGTAAAACTCCAGATCACCCCGGCCCTGAACCTCCCCAAATGGATTGTCATAGCCGTGGTACCGGTGTGCGGCATCATCTTTTTAATTCACGCCCTGGCAGGGTTTTGCAACGCGTGTGCAGATCGAAGCGATTCCCATGATCACTGA
- a CDS encoding ABC transporter ATP-binding protein: MLEMKNVHSGYGSIKALKGVSMKVMPGEIVAMIGANGAGKSTTLMTICGIIKATAGEIWYDGKKINKLNPEKLPTMGLCQVPEGRRIFPRLSVEENLILGAFHRKDKEQIKKDIDYSYNLFPRLGERRRQEGGTLSGGEQQMLAIARALMTKPKVLLLDEPSLGLAPIIIQQIFDIIKDINKKDGTTILVVEQNANLALQSATRGYVMETGEITLEDKASALLENPKIREAYLGE; this comes from the coding sequence ATACTTGAAATGAAAAATGTCCATTCCGGGTATGGATCCATCAAAGCCCTGAAGGGCGTATCCATGAAAGTGATGCCCGGTGAAATCGTGGCCATGATCGGTGCCAACGGTGCCGGTAAATCCACAACATTGATGACCATCTGCGGAATTATTAAAGCCACTGCCGGTGAAATCTGGTATGACGGCAAAAAAATCAATAAGCTGAATCCGGAAAAACTGCCCACTATGGGGCTATGCCAGGTACCCGAAGGGCGCCGAATATTTCCGAGACTGTCAGTGGAAGAGAATCTGATTCTTGGTGCATTTCACAGAAAAGACAAAGAACAGATCAAAAAAGACATTGATTACTCCTATAATCTTTTTCCGCGACTGGGAGAACGGCGCAGACAGGAAGGCGGAACCCTGTCCGGCGGCGAGCAGCAGATGCTGGCCATTGCCAGGGCCTTGATGACAAAACCCAAGGTGCTGCTTCTGGATGAACCCTCCCTGGGGCTTGCCCCCATCATTATCCAGCAGATTTTTGATATCATTAAAGACATAAATAAAAAAGACGGAACCACCATCCTGGTGGTCGAGCAGAACGCCAATCTGGCCCTGCAGTCCGCCACCCGGGGATATGTCATGGAAACCGGAGAAATCACCCTTGAGGACAAGGCATCCGCCCTGCTTGAAAATCCCAAAATCCGGGAGGCCTATCTGGGCGAATAA
- a CDS encoding branched-chain amino acid ABC transporter substrate-binding protein: MKRVISTLALGLFLVACLAGAAYAKTLKIGSMSPLTGPYASDGTDIKNGALTAIEVMMEQGGIPGYDKIELVPQDTACDPRQAVAAANKLINEEVTGVVGAYCSSSTIPASETLDEEEIIMITPASTNEMVTDRGLPYMFRMAGRDDDQAPAAARFIKEELKAKTLFIVDDKTTYSQGLADSVGKSATEMGVEVVAHEHVNQGDKDFSAILTLAKKSNADVFYMSLQGFSPAAMMTLQAKRLGLQSQIVTNDAVFQPRYMEVAKDAAEGVFLTYGYTDPETPEYKAFSDRYIPKYGEIAAYATYAFDCAMVYMKAVKAAGTTDAAKVKAEMMKLDYQGVSKHIKFNKKGDSGSSYIAFKVVDGKFVPFWDPAKGEIK, translated from the coding sequence ATGAAAAGAGTTATTTCCACTTTAGCTTTAGGCCTGTTCCTGGTTGCCTGCCTTGCGGGCGCGGCGTATGCAAAAACCTTGAAAATCGGTTCCATGAGCCCGTTGACAGGCCCCTATGCCTCTGACGGTACTGACATCAAAAACGGCGCACTCACAGCCATTGAGGTGATGATGGAACAAGGCGGAATTCCAGGATACGACAAGATTGAACTGGTACCCCAGGATACCGCATGCGACCCCCGCCAGGCGGTTGCGGCGGCCAACAAGCTGATAAACGAAGAAGTTACCGGCGTTGTAGGCGCCTATTGTTCTTCGTCCACCATCCCGGCATCTGAAACCCTGGATGAGGAAGAGATTATCATGATCACGCCGGCTTCCACCAATGAGATGGTTACAGACCGCGGGCTTCCCTATATGTTCCGTATGGCCGGACGCGATGATGACCAGGCTCCGGCAGCAGCACGTTTCATCAAAGAAGAACTCAAAGCCAAAACCCTTTTCATTGTTGATGATAAAACCACATATTCTCAGGGCCTTGCAGACAGCGTCGGCAAATCCGCCACAGAGATGGGCGTCGAGGTTGTGGCCCATGAGCATGTAAACCAGGGGGACAAAGACTTTTCCGCCATCCTGACACTTGCTAAAAAATCAAACGCCGACGTGTTCTATATGTCTTTACAGGGATTTTCTCCGGCTGCAATGATGACCCTGCAGGCCAAACGTCTGGGGCTGCAATCCCAGATCGTTACCAATGATGCCGTTTTCCAGCCCCGGTACATGGAAGTGGCCAAGGACGCAGCCGAAGGCGTTTTCCTCACCTATGGATACACCGACCCGGAAACACCTGAATACAAAGCATTTTCAGACCGCTATATTCCCAAGTACGGAGAAATCGCCGCCTATGCCACCTACGCATTTGACTGTGCCATGGTTTATATGAAAGCGGTCAAGGCTGCGGGCACCACAGATGCCGCCAAAGTAAAAGCTGAAATGATGAAACTGGATTACCAGGGCGTCTCCAAGCACATAAAATTCAACAAGAAGGGCGATTCAGGATCTTCCTACATTGCCTTTAAGGTGGTAGACGGCAAATTTGTTCCCTTCTGGGACCCCGCCAAAGGCGAAATCAAATAA
- a CDS encoding cytochrome c3 family protein — MNKKVLTICFVACSIVAGLSLISVSSVMAQNTGRPEMTLNGGSKGPVLFKHQLHQIVVKDCAVCHKDFEKKSGALDEAKRTGVLKAKQVMNKTCLACHRAQHKAGTKSGPTSCNACHS; from the coding sequence ATGAACAAAAAAGTACTCACTATCTGCTTTGTCGCCTGCAGTATCGTTGCAGGGCTGTCGTTAATTTCTGTTTCCAGTGTAATGGCCCAGAATACCGGCCGCCCTGAAATGACCCTGAACGGCGGCAGTAAAGGCCCTGTCCTCTTTAAGCATCAACTTCACCAAATCGTTGTCAAAGATTGCGCCGTTTGTCATAAGGATTTCGAAAAAAAATCGGGCGCTTTGGATGAGGCAAAAAGGACCGGCGTCCTTAAAGCGAAACAAGTGATGAATAAAACCTGTCTTGCCTGTCATCGGGCACAACATAAAGCCGGGACAAAATCCGGACCTACCAGCTGCAATGCCTGTCACTCCTGA
- the livM gene encoding high-affinity branched-chain amino acid ABC transporter permease LivM has protein sequence MIQEFKKVLKPYVLGMLWLLGLLWPMLGIHPDGTLSFHQTFTVWGYIAAGSLVCIIAYLVHVSGTASFISTPVTRAIQGFKKNATALPTGAWLAALLIFALAYPQFAGRYGTDVAISVLFYICLGLGLNIVVGLAGMLDLGYIAFYGVGAYTYALLNTTYGLAFWVCLPFAAVFAAIAGCIVGYPTLRMRGDYLAIVTLGFGEIIRLILNNWMELTNGPNGILGLDRIAWFRFLFEDGISFETIWVKKLQLFYYFALGLAIVVIIVVHRLNFSRVGRAWESIREDETAAELMGVNTFLYKLMAYGMGAFLAGLAGAFFAARMKFVSPESFTFLESAMVLCMVVLGGMGSIPGVILGVIALIALPEAFREFEAYRMLIFGLTMILMMLFRPAGLIPAKRMGQRSEEKEG, from the coding sequence ATGATACAAGAGTTTAAAAAAGTATTAAAACCCTATGTCCTGGGCATGCTGTGGCTGCTGGGATTGCTGTGGCCCATGCTGGGCATCCATCCGGACGGCACCCTCTCCTTTCACCAGACCTTTACGGTGTGGGGATATATTGCCGCAGGGTCACTGGTCTGCATTATTGCTTATCTGGTCCATGTCAGCGGCACCGCCTCTTTTATCAGCACACCTGTAACCCGGGCGATCCAGGGATTTAAGAAAAATGCCACAGCCCTGCCGACAGGGGCCTGGCTGGCGGCATTACTGATTTTTGCCCTGGCCTATCCCCAGTTTGCTGGACGTTACGGCACGGACGTGGCCATCAGTGTGTTGTTTTACATCTGCCTGGGCCTGGGGCTGAACATCGTGGTGGGCCTGGCCGGCATGCTGGACCTTGGCTATATTGCGTTTTACGGTGTGGGTGCTTACACCTATGCGCTTTTAAACACAACATACGGCCTGGCCTTCTGGGTCTGCCTGCCCTTTGCTGCGGTGTTTGCCGCCATTGCCGGCTGCATTGTGGGATATCCGACACTGAGAATGCGCGGCGACTACCTGGCCATTGTGACCCTGGGGTTTGGTGAAATCATCCGGCTGATTCTCAATAACTGGATGGAACTGACCAACGGCCCCAACGGTATCCTCGGCCTTGACCGCATCGCTTGGTTCCGGTTCCTTTTTGAAGACGGCATCAGCTTTGAAACCATCTGGGTGAAAAAACTTCAGCTGTTTTACTATTTTGCCCTGGGGCTTGCCATTGTGGTCATCATTGTGGTGCACCGGCTCAATTTTTCCCGGGTGGGCCGGGCCTGGGAATCCATCCGTGAAGATGAGACCGCCGCAGAACTCATGGGCGTCAACACCTTTTTATACAAACTCATGGCCTACGGCATGGGCGCTTTTCTGGCAGGGCTTGCCGGTGCGTTCTTTGCAGCCCGCATGAAGTTTGTATCCCCGGAAAGTTTCACCTTCCTCGAATCGGCCATGGTGCTGTGCATGGTGGTTCTGGGCGGCATGGGGTCCATTCCGGGCGTTATTCTGGGCGTCATTGCCCTGATCGCACTGCCCGAGGCCTTCCGTGAGTTTGAAGCCTACCGCATGCTGATTTTCGGTTTAACCATGATCCTGATGATGCTGTTCCGCCCGGCCGGATTAATCCCCGCCAAGCGCATGGGCCAGCGCTCTGAAGAAAAGGAGGGCTAA